From a region of the Teredinibacter turnerae genome:
- a CDS encoding glycoside hydrolase family 6 protein, with translation MIKSILTGAFTAVAAAVFSTSAAFADVPPLTVSGNQILSGGEAKSFAGNSFFWSNTGWGQERFYNAETVRWLKNDWNATIVRAAMGVDFDGSYIPEHEDADPEGNVARVRALVDAAIAEDMYVIIDFHTHHAEDYEAESIEFFEEMATLYGGYDNVIYEIYNEPLQISWDNVIKPYAESVIGAIRAIDPDNLIIVGTPTWSQDVDAAARNPITSYSNIAYTLHFYAGTHGSWLRDKARNAMNSGIALFVTEWGTVNADGDGAPAVNETQQWMDFLKQNNISHLNWSVSDKLEGASIVQPGTPISGWTASDLTASGTLVKSIVSNWGTTIGNGSSSSSSSSSSSSSSSSSSSSSSSSSSSSSSSSSSGSTGGGNCAGVNVYPNWTARDWSGGAYNHANAGDEMVYQNYLYRANWYTNSVPGSDPSWTSLGACGGNGSTTSSSSSSSSSSSSSSSSSSSSTGGGSSSSSSSSSSSSSSSSSSSSTGGGQCTEVCNWYGQGTYPLCNNTSGWGWENNQSCIGRQTCESQNGGAGGVVSNCTGSSTSSSSSSSSSSSSSSSSSSSSSSSSGTGSSTSSSSSSSSSSSSSTGSSGMPGPRVDNPFAAAQTWYLNPMWSANAANEPGGSAIANEPSFVWMDRIGAIEGPADGMGLRDHLNEALAQGADLFMFVVYDLPNRDCAALASNGELRISEDGFNIYKSDYIAPIVEIVSDPAYAGIKIAAVIEVDSLPNLVTNLSEPDCQEANGPGGYRDGIRHAITELGKVPNVYSYVDIAHSGWLGWSDNFAQGVNLIYEVVADLGSGINPIAGFVSNSANYTPVEEPFLPDANLQVGGQPVRSSDFYEWNSYLAEKPFVTDWRSAMISKGMPSSIGMLIDTARNGWGGPERPTAQSTSNNLNTFVDESRIDRREHRGNWCNQPGGVGYRPTAAPAPGIDAYVWVKPQGESDGVSDPNFEIDPNDPNKQHDPMCDPFASNSSNSAYGTGAMPNAPHAGRWFPEAFQLLLENAYPPIN, from the coding sequence ATGATCAAATCTATACTGACAGGTGCGTTTACTGCTGTTGCCGCCGCAGTTTTCTCCACCTCTGCAGCTTTCGCGGATGTACCTCCGTTGACAGTGAGCGGAAATCAGATTTTAAGTGGCGGTGAAGCAAAAAGCTTCGCTGGTAACAGCTTCTTTTGGAGCAATACCGGATGGGGCCAGGAACGTTTTTACAACGCAGAAACAGTGCGTTGGCTGAAAAACGACTGGAACGCAACCATTGTCCGCGCTGCGATGGGCGTAGACTTTGATGGCAGCTATATCCCCGAACATGAAGACGCCGACCCCGAGGGTAACGTCGCTCGCGTACGTGCGCTGGTGGATGCAGCCATCGCAGAAGACATGTACGTTATCATCGATTTTCACACTCACCACGCAGAAGATTACGAGGCTGAATCTATCGAGTTTTTCGAAGAGATGGCCACATTGTACGGTGGGTACGACAATGTTATTTATGAAATCTACAACGAGCCCCTGCAAATCAGCTGGGACAACGTTATTAAACCGTATGCAGAATCTGTGATCGGCGCTATCCGCGCAATCGACCCAGACAACCTGATTATCGTCGGTACGCCCACTTGGTCGCAGGATGTGGACGCTGCTGCGCGCAACCCGATCACCAGCTACAGCAATATTGCATACACCCTACACTTTTACGCAGGCACCCACGGTTCATGGTTGCGCGATAAAGCGCGTAACGCTATGAACAGTGGTATTGCGCTGTTTGTTACCGAGTGGGGCACCGTTAACGCGGATGGCGATGGTGCGCCTGCGGTTAACGAAACTCAGCAATGGATGGACTTCCTCAAGCAGAACAATATCTCTCACTTGAACTGGTCGGTGAGTGACAAACTGGAAGGTGCGTCTATCGTACAACCTGGCACCCCCATTAGCGGCTGGACCGCCTCCGACCTGACGGCCTCCGGCACACTGGTTAAGAGCATCGTATCCAACTGGGGCACCACAATCGGTAACGGCAGCTCGTCTAGCTCTTCTTCCAGCTCGTCTAGCTCTTCAAGCTCAAGCAGCTCGTCCTCAAGCAGTTCATCCTCCAGCAGCTCTTCATCGTCGAGCAGCTCCGGTTCAACTGGCGGTGGCAACTGTGCTGGCGTGAATGTCTACCCTAACTGGACTGCGCGTGACTGGTCTGGTGGCGCATACAACCATGCAAACGCTGGCGACGAAATGGTCTATCAAAATTACCTGTACCGCGCCAACTGGTACACCAACAGCGTACCTGGCAGCGATCCGTCGTGGACCAGTCTCGGTGCGTGCGGTGGAAACGGTAGTACGACCTCCTCCAGTTCCAGCAGCTCCTCGTCAAGCAGCAGCTCTTCTTCCAGCAGCTCCTCGTCCACTGGCGGTGGCTCCAGCTCCTCCAGCAGTTCATCTTCCTCTTCATCGTCCTCTTCCAGCAGCTCTAGCAGCACCGGTGGCGGTCAATGTACCGAAGTGTGCAACTGGTACGGTCAGGGAACCTACCCACTGTGTAACAACACCAGCGGTTGGGGTTGGGAAAACAATCAGAGCTGTATCGGCCGTCAAACCTGTGAATCACAGAACGGTGGCGCTGGTGGTGTGGTGAGTAACTGCACTGGCTCGAGCACGTCTAGCAGCTCCTCTTCCAGCAGCAGCTCGTCCTCAAGCAGCAGCTCCAGTTCATCCAGCAGCTCTTCATCTGGCACAGGTAGCAGCACATCTTCCAGCAGCAGCTCTTCCAGCAGCTCAAGCTCAAGCACCGGCTCCTCTGGTATGCCTGGGCCACGCGTGGACAACCCGTTCGCCGCTGCGCAAACCTGGTACTTGAACCCAATGTGGTCTGCGAATGCTGCCAATGAGCCTGGCGGCTCCGCGATTGCCAACGAGCCATCATTTGTCTGGATGGACCGCATCGGCGCAATCGAAGGACCTGCTGACGGTATGGGCCTGCGCGACCACTTGAACGAAGCCCTTGCGCAAGGTGCTGACCTGTTCATGTTTGTTGTCTACGACCTGCCAAACCGTGACTGTGCTGCACTCGCCTCCAACGGTGAACTGCGCATCTCCGAAGATGGCTTCAACATCTACAAGTCCGACTACATCGCACCCATCGTTGAAATCGTCAGCGACCCTGCGTACGCGGGTATCAAAATCGCTGCGGTTATCGAAGTGGACTCCCTGCCTAACCTGGTTACCAACCTGAGCGAACCTGACTGTCAGGAAGCCAATGGTCCTGGCGGCTACCGCGACGGTATTCGTCACGCCATTACCGAACTGGGCAAAGTTCCTAACGTATACTCCTACGTGGATATTGCACACTCAGGCTGGTTGGGCTGGAGCGACAACTTCGCGCAAGGCGTTAACCTGATTTATGAAGTGGTTGCCGACCTCGGTTCTGGCATTAACCCAATCGCCGGTTTCGTCAGTAACTCCGCTAACTACACGCCAGTGGAAGAACCCTTCCTGCCAGACGCCAACCTGCAGGTCGGTGGTCAGCCCGTTCGCTCTTCCGATTTCTATGAGTGGAACAGCTACCTGGCAGAGAAACCCTTCGTGACCGATTGGCGCTCTGCCATGATCTCGAAAGGTATGCCAAGCTCCATCGGTATGCTGATCGATACCGCGCGTAACGGTTGGGGTGGCCCTGAACGTCCAACGGCTCAGTCTACCTCTAACAACCTGAACACCTTCGTTGACGAATCACGTATCGACCGTCGTGAGCACCGTGGCAACTGGTGTAACCAGCCTGGTGGTGTCGGCTACCGTCCAACCGCTGCACCTGCACCGGGTATTGATGCCTACGTTTGGGTGAAACCACAGGGTGAGTCTGACGGTGTATCCGATCCTAACTTCGAGATCGATCCTAACGACCCGAACAAGCAACACGATCCAATGTGTGATCCGTTCGCCAGCAACTCGTCCAACAGTGCATACGGCACCGGTGCTATGCCAAATGCGCCGCACGCTGGTCGCTGGTTCCCTGAAGCCTTCCAGTTGCTACTTGAAAACGCTTATCCACCGATTAACTAA